In the Candidatus Eremiobacteraceae bacterium genome, one interval contains:
- a CDS encoding acyltransferase, which yields MLRAALRQLRIGLRDTELRDRLPDASIGEGVVVRGIDRLTAGKGLILDHRAYINCRGGEWNDRGGYVKIGDNSEIGPYCALWGAGGITIGNNVHLGSHVSISAHEGRQVKPDDVDVWKPLDFEFAPVVIEDHVLVCSGTSIAPGVRIGHHSIIGCGSAVVKDIPPYSVAAGAPARVIRSSVAPATSAITA from the coding sequence GTGCTTCGGGCTGCGCTTCGGCAACTGCGCATCGGCTTGCGCGACACGGAGCTTCGCGACCGGTTGCCCGACGCGAGCATCGGCGAAGGGGTCGTCGTTCGCGGCATCGATCGTCTGACGGCCGGCAAGGGCCTCATCCTCGATCACCGGGCGTACATCAATTGCCGCGGCGGTGAGTGGAACGATCGCGGCGGCTATGTGAAGATCGGCGACAACAGCGAGATCGGCCCGTATTGCGCGCTCTGGGGAGCGGGCGGCATCACCATCGGCAACAACGTGCACCTCGGGTCGCACGTGAGCATCAGTGCGCACGAAGGCCGTCAGGTGAAACCCGACGACGTCGACGTGTGGAAACCGCTCGATTTTGAATTCGCCCCGGTCGTGATCGAAGATCACGTGCTCGTCTGTTCAGGGACTTCGATTGCACCCGGCGTTCGGATAGGCCATCACTCGATCATCGGCTGCGGCTCTGCCGTGGTGAAGGACATACCGCCGTACTCGGTCGCAGCAGGCGCGCCCGCTCGAGTGATACGCTCGAGCGTCGCGCCCGCGACGAGTGCGATTACTGCTTAG
- a CDS encoding formyltransferase family protein: MIYHFYNGSYGMPFRALATAYSGAHGVAITTVTSTKKTGRPNGLVHLLRSVRRAIDGTPAVGIRTDGPAPLEEIAVADVNAPAFLDRIQPGDVGIITGFNQIFSAAAIAKFSSLVNFHASLLPYYRGPTPAHWCLQNGERNTGFTIHDVSEQIDAGKILYQEIVPVDGIVEPRLLMLRIAEKAGPAFVRYLDHVRTGEPFATQVVDAGSVYKTKVNYRSFADRS; the protein is encoded by the coding sequence ATGATCTATCACTTCTACAATGGTTCATATGGCATGCCGTTCCGCGCCCTTGCGACGGCCTATAGCGGCGCACATGGCGTTGCCATAACCACGGTCACGTCGACGAAGAAGACCGGCCGACCAAACGGCCTTGTCCATTTGCTGCGGTCCGTGCGGCGGGCGATCGACGGAACGCCCGCCGTCGGTATCCGCACCGACGGCCCCGCGCCGTTAGAAGAGATCGCGGTCGCCGACGTCAACGCCCCGGCCTTTCTCGATAGAATCCAACCGGGGGACGTCGGGATCATCACCGGCTTCAACCAGATATTCTCAGCTGCCGCGATCGCGAAATTTTCGTCGCTCGTGAATTTCCATGCATCGTTGCTGCCTTACTATCGCGGCCCGACGCCGGCGCACTGGTGTCTGCAAAACGGCGAGCGTAATACCGGTTTCACCATCCACGACGTGTCAGAGCAGATCGACGCAGGCAAGATCCTCTATCAAGAGATCGTTCCCGTCGACGGCATCGTCGAACCGAGGCTGCTGATGCTGCGCATCGCGGAAAAAGCAGGTCCGGCTTTTGTGCGTTATTTGGATCACGTGCGCACCGGCGAACCGTTTGCGACACAGGTGGTCGACGCCGGCTCCGTTTACAAGACGAAAGTCAACTATCGGTCTTTCGCAGACCGATCCTAA
- a CDS encoding Rrf2 family transcriptional regulator, with the protein MHVTARVDYALRAMVELAVGAPQLVKGARIATSQAIPLKLLENILLDLKYGGLVRAQRGFEGGYGLAKPAADITLADVIRVVEGPLANVRGERPETIGYKGKAEPLRDVWIAVRAALRNVLESVTIADIAEGELPHTIKRMLAKPEAWLPH; encoded by the coding sequence ATGCACGTCACAGCACGGGTCGACTACGCTTTGCGCGCCATGGTCGAGCTCGCGGTCGGAGCGCCGCAACTCGTGAAAGGCGCTCGCATCGCCACGTCCCAGGCGATCCCGCTGAAGTTGCTCGAGAACATCCTGTTGGATCTTAAGTACGGCGGTTTAGTGCGCGCGCAGCGCGGCTTCGAAGGCGGTTATGGCCTTGCCAAGCCTGCGGCCGACATCACGCTTGCAGACGTCATCCGCGTCGTCGAAGGCCCGCTGGCGAACGTTCGCGGCGAACGGCCGGAGACGATCGGCTACAAGGGCAAAGCCGAACCGCTTCGCGACGTGTGGATCGCGGTACGCGCCGCGTTGCGCAACGTGCTCGAGTCGGTGACGATCGCGGATATCGCCGAAGGCGAACTTCCGCACACCATTAAGCGGATGCTGGCCAAACCTGAGGCTTGGCTGCCGCATTAG